In Topomyia yanbarensis strain Yona2022 chromosome 2, ASM3024719v1, whole genome shotgun sequence, one DNA window encodes the following:
- the LOC131679671 gene encoding uncharacterized protein LOC131679671 codes for MSKLRAKQTRLRNLMTSFNVIYAFMEHYEDTRHCSELASRLEKLEPLWDKIDEAMTETELADRFLVSKIRDSPEHNCALQSSQVLESTFAPPHPHVKLPLISLPKFSGNVEEWLSFRDLFISLIHFSTDLPDIEKFHYLRSQLEGEALAVIASLPLTQANYTVAWGLLVKRYSNSKCLKKKQVQNLFDCAVMRKESAVELHKLVEGFEKATKVLDQVVQPGDYKDLLLIHLMCSRLDDKTRRSWEEHASTLEEEGFKDLMEFLLRRIRVLDSLPSRQSDTQPPMVKKVYSSKVASHGAVQSTQSKCFSCSDTHPLFTCPVFGKLAVIEREKLLRQHSLCRNCFRKGHQAKECSSKFSCRRCKERHHTLVCYKEEKPNTQHTNGTENQSKEGRGHNSTERVSTANAAEVTSVSSNIGRSGSKVLLATAVRVVDDYGHEFHARALLDSGSECNIISTQLSQKLRVKRTRADIQITGTGQVPTKTREKVRATVKSRLTDYSETLEFYVLTKVTEDLPTSAITVNNLELPAGIQLADPEFFKTHTIDLLLGGEFFFDFFPTKQRIALGEHMPSLVDSVFGWLMTGRCGVSQGGALTVCQHTAVSEAIEDLMNKFWECEEGHLCSNYSVEETRCEEYFSKTVKRKEDGRYLVGLPKSQDGLAKLGESRSTAFRRLMLLERRLARDEALKKEYHTFISDYKDRGHLRKVAEEHPGAITSYYLPHHPVIKDSSTTTRVRVVFDASSKSSTGVALNDVLLNGPVIQDDLRTIIMRSRQYPIILIADVEKMFRQILMDPEDLSLQRILWRFSPDQPVETYELLTVTYGTKPAPFLATRTLKQLSIDEAATFPLAAERIAKDVYMDDVITGANDVEEARIIRSELDGLLRTGGFRLRKWVSNNEDALVGVAEDNLALPFENDVDFDAERTVKTLGLVWEPRTDTFRFKIQFEEVQSVALTKRKVLSCIAKVFDPLGLVGPVVTKAKMFMQQIWELKDTAHKALGWDDNLPSSLVDSWTDFYAQFPNLNEIRIPRFVACPNAISFQLHSFSDASEKAYGACSYLRSEDSKGQVTASLISSKSRVAPLKRQTIPRLELCGAQLAVELHQKVTKSLNLTCESFFWTDSKTVLQWLAQPPNTWTTFVAHRVSFIQHSTQNCHWRHVPGIQNPADQLSRGLDPGQMIVDSAWWDGPLWLVADWNSWPTQLGTLPESDTHEMERRKTVVAVVVPVKTFNDWYFEQFSEYTKLIRVTAYCRRYLRNLRTGAEKRLRSLPLTTQELSEAEMCLVQLVQQEAFPKELKALFTNEPVHRGSKLRWFNPVLTKEGIIRIGGRLANSSIPEETKHPMVIPGNHKFSKLLASSYHKTLLHAGPQLLLNSIRLRFWPLGGRNLCRLTTHRCLMCYRAKPKLQQQFMAQLPAPRITAARPFTTTGVDYFGPVYIRQGYRKGSTKAYVAVFICFCTKAVHLELVSDLSTARFIQALRRFTARRGKCSDIYSDNGTNFVGARNSIAELLRNLRDRNHHEAIQKECSNNGITWHFNPPAAPHFGGLWEAAVRSAKKHLLRVLGNSSVSYEDFTTLLAQVEGCLNSRPLTQLSDDPTDLQPLTPAHFLVGSSLQALPDKNYNSVPANRLSHWQLIQQQLQHFWRRWHTEYLSQLQARVKNWQPAVNIEPGRLVIIVDENQPPMKWKLARIHQIHPGDGGVVRVVTLRTLTGYLTRPVTKICLLPLPSADEEKTSNQPIFSVSHPSRNFSFAADGEDDDVDGGGDDDDDDTHGNENGTKENRALMERDIFPL; via the coding sequence ACGTGGAGGAGTGGTTGTCTTTTCGCGATTTGTTCATCTCATTGATACATTTCTCGACGGACTTGCCGGACATCGAAAAATTCCACTATCTTAGAAGTCAGTTGGAAGGGGAGGCGTTAGCAGTAATAGCGTCATTACCACTTACGCAGGCTAACTACACTGTGGCTTGGGGATTACTGGTCAAACGGTACTCGAACAGTAAGTGTCTTAAGAAGAAGCAGGTACAAAATCTATTCGATTGTGCAGTCATGCGGAAAGAATCAGCAGTGGAACTGCACAAATTGGTTGAAGGTTTCGAGAAAGCTACCAAGGTCCTAGATCAGGTGGTGCAGCCAGGCGATTACAAGGATCTACTGCTGATTCATCTGATGTGTTCAAGGCTGGATGATAAAACGCGGCGAAGCTGGGAAGAACATGCGTCGACTTTGGAGGAGGAAGGCTTCAAGGATTTGATGGAGTTTTTGCTTCGACGCATCAGGGTGTTGGATTCTTTACCAAGTAGGCAATCGGATACCCAACCCCCAATGGTTAAAAAGGTTTATTCATCTAAGGTCGCTAGCCATGGAGCAGTCCAATCGACTCAATCTAAATGTTTCTCTTGTTCCGACACGCATCCACTTTTCACGTGTCCAGTTTTTGGTAAATTGGCCGTCATCGAAAGGGAAAAACTGCTGCGGCAACATTCGTTGTGTAGGAACTGTTTCCGGAAAGGGCATCAGGCGAAGGAATGTTCATCCAAGTTTTCGTGTCGACGATGTAAGGAACGGCACCACACCTTGGTTTGCTACAAGGAGGAGAAACCCAATACTCAGCACACAAATGGGACTGAAAATCAATCCAAAGAGGGAAGGGGTCATAACTCCACTGAAAGGGTATCTACAGCTAATGCCGCGGAAGTCACATCGGTTAGCAGTAATATCGGGCGGTCGGGATCGAAGGTACTTCTAGCTACAGCAGTTCGCGTGGTCGACGATTATGGGCACGAGTTTCATGCGAGAGCGCTCTTGGATTCCGGATCGGAGTGCAATATTATCTCCACCCAACTTTCGCAGAAACTGCGTGTCAAGAGAACTAGGGCAGATATACAAATAACAGGTACTGGACAGGTTCCAACGAAGACCAGGGAGAAAGTCCGAGCAACAGTCAAGTCGAGGTTAACAGACTATTCCGAGACCTTGGAGTTTTATGTACTGACTAAAGTGACCGAAGATTTGCCCACATCAGCCATCACTGTGAACAACTTGGAGTTACCTGCTGGAATTCAGTTAGCAGACCCGGAGTTTTTCAAAACTCACACCATCGATTTACTTCTTGGTGGGGAGTTCTTTTTCGATTTCTTCCCGACGAAACAACGAATTGCCCTTGGCGAACATATGCCTTCACTCGTTGATTCGGTATTCGGATGGTTGATGACTGGTCGTTGTGGTGTGAGTCAAGGTGGGGCATTAACGGTTTGTCAGCATACGGCAGTTTCAGAGGCGATCGAGGATCTCATGAACAAATTTTGGGAGTGTGAGGAGGGGCATCTTTGCTCGAACTATTCGGTTGAGGAAACCAGGTGCGAAGAATATTTCTCTAAAACAGTAAAGCGAAAGGAGGACGGTCGATATTTAGTTGGTTTACCAAAATCTCAGGATGGCTTGGCTAAACTGGGTGAGTCAAGATCTACGGCTTTCCGACGTCTGATGCTGCTCGAACGGCGACTGGCACGAGATGAGGCGTTAAAGAAAGAGTACCATACGTTTATCTCCGATTACAAGGATCGTGGACATTTAAGGAAGGTTGCTGAAGAACATCCCGGGGCTATTACTAGCTATTATCTTCCGCATCACCCGGTAATAAAGGATTCAAGTACAACAACCCGCGTCAGAGTGGTTTTTGACGCATCCAGCAAATCGTCCACAGGAGTGGCTCTGAATGACGTACTTCTGAATGGGCCAGTTATCCAGGATGATTTGCGCACAATTATCATGCGAAGCCGACAGTATCCAATTATTCTAATCGCAGATGTTGAGAAGATGTTTCGGCAAATTTTGATGGATCCCGAAGATTTGTCGTTACAAAGGATTCTTTGGCGCTTTTCACCAGACCAACCGGTAGAAACATACGAATTGTTGACCGTTACTTACGGTACGAAACCAGCTCCCTTCTTAGCCACCAGAACCTTGAAGCAGTTGTCTATCGACGAAGCGGCCACCTTTCCTCTGGCGGCTGAACGGATTGCTAAGGACGTTTACATGGATGATGTTATCACTGGAGCAAACGACGTGGAGGAGGCAAGGATCATCCGAAGTGAACTTGATGGATTGCTGCGAACGGGAGGATTTCGGTTACGCAAATGGGTTTCGAACAATGAAGACGCTCTTGTAGGTGTCGCTGAAGATAATCTGGCTCTTCCTTTCGAGAACGATGTCGATTTTGATGCCGAACGAACGGTGAAAACTTTGGGTTTGGTTTGGGAGCCTCGTACGGATACATTCAGATTTAAGATCCAATTCGAGGAGGTTCAGTCGGTTGCGCTAACTAAACGGAAGGTGCTTTCCTGTATCGCGAAGGTGTTTGATCCATTGGGGCTAGTCGGACCCGTCGTAACGAAGGCGAAGATGTTTATGCAGCAAATTTGGGAGCTTAAGGATACAGCACATAAGGCATTAGGCTGGGACGATAATCTGCCGTCATCGTTAGTAGACTCTTGGACGGATTTCTATGCTCAATTCCCcaatttaaatgaaattcgTATTCCTCGATTCGTTGCCTGTCCCAATGCGATTTCGTTTCAACTACACTCATTCTCGGATGCATCGGAAAAGGCGTACGGTGCCTGCAGTTATTTGCGTTCTGAAGACAGCAAAGGACAAGTCACGGCGTCGCTCATCTCGTCCAAATCTCGAGTTGCACCACTCAAGCGTCAGACGATTCCCCGGTTAGAGCTGTGTGGAGCACAGCTGGCGGTAGAACTGCATCAGAAGGTGACGAAGTCTCTCAACCTGACATGTGAATCGTTTTTTTGGACGGATTCCAAAACGGTTCTACAATGGCTCGCACAGCCACCGAATACCTGGACGACGTTTGTAGCACATCGCGTCTCATTCATTCAACACTCTACCCAGAACTGTCATTGGAGGCATGTACCAGGGATTCAGAATCCAGCGGATCAACTCTCCCGTGGGTTAGATCCAGGTCAAATGATTGTAGATTCAGCATGGTGGGATGGTCCATTATGGCTGGTCGCAGATTGGAATTCATGGCCAACGCAATTAGGAACTCTACCAGAATCAGATACACATGAAATGGAGAGAAGGAAAACTGTCGTAGCTGTGGTGGTTCCTGTGAAAACGTTCAACGATTGGTATTTTGAGCAGTTTTCTGAATATACAAAACTCATCCGTGTTACAGCATATTGCCGGAGATATTTAAGAAACCTTCGCACGGGAGCAGAGAAAAGATTACGGTCTTTACCACTTACCACCCAGGAACTAAGCGAAGCAGAAATGTGTCTCGTTCAGCTGGTCCAGCAGGAGGCCTTTCCCAAGGAGCTCAAGGCACTTTTCACAAACGAACCGGTTCACCGAGGATCCAAACTTCGCTGGTTCAACCCAGTGCTTACCAAGGAGGGAATCATTCGAATTGGAGGTCGATTGGCGAATTCTAGTATTCCCGAAGAAACTAAACATCCTATGGTCATTCCAGGAAACCATAAATTCTCAAAGCTTCTCGCCAGCAGCTATCACAAAACACTCTTGCATGCGGGTCCTCAACTCCTGTTGAACTCAATTCGATTACGTTTTTGGCCACTTGGAGGGCGAAATCTATGCCGTTTAACAACTCATCGTTGTCTAATGTGTTACCGAGCTAAACCGAAACTTCAACAACAATTCATGGCTCAATTACCTGCACCAAGAATCACCGCAGCTCGTCCATTCACTACAACAGGCGTCGATTATTTTGGTCCTGTATATATTCGCCAAGGCTACCGGAAGGGATCAACGAAGGCTTACGTAGCGGTGTTTATCTGCTTCTGTACGAAGGCAGTACATTTAGAGCTGGTTTCCGACTTGTCTACTGCAAGGTTCATCCAAGCTCTACGAAGGTTTACAGCACGGAGAGGAAAATGTTCGGATATTTATTCCGACAATGGAACCAACTTTGTCGGTGCACGCAACAGTATAGCAGAACTCCTTCGTAACTTAAGAGACCGCAACCACCACGAAGCAATTCAGAAAGAGTGCAGCAACAATGGCATCACATGGCACTTTAACCCTCCTGCCGCCCCTCACTTCGGCGGACTATGGGAAGCCGCAGTACGCTCCGCTAAGAAACACTTGCTCCGTGTCTTAGGCAATTCCTCCGTCTCTTATGAAGATTTTACAACCCTCCTAGCCCAAGTAGAAGGTTGTCTTAATTCCAGGCCCCTCACACAGCTTTCGGACGACCCCACAGATCTCCAACCGCTCACACCAGCTCACTTTCTTGTTGGATCATCGCTACAAGCACTTCCCGACAAGAACTATAACAGTGTTCCAGCCAACCGGCTCTCACACTGGCAGCTAATCCAGCAACAGCTTCAACACTTTTGGCGCAGATGGCATACCGAATATCTGTCGCAGCTTCAGGCACGAGTGAAGAATTGGCAGCCAGCAGTCAATATCGAGCCCGGCAGACTTGTCATCATTGTCGATGAAAACCAACCACCGATGAAATGGAAATTGGCACGGATTCACCAAATACATCCAGGCGACGGCGGTGTAGTTCGAGTCGTCACTCTACGAACTTTGACTGGTTACCTGACGCGACCGGTGACCAAAATATGTCTGCTACCACTACCGTCAGCAGATGAGGAGAAAACTAGTAATCAGCC